One Hyperolius riggenbachi isolate aHypRig1 chromosome 12, aHypRig1.pri, whole genome shotgun sequence genomic window, tgtgtgcctgaagcagagacagtttctcagagagtgtttgtttacattccagtgttgatacatttgtgtttaccaagtaaaaaagatactgttatctccagtttggatgcagatttgaagctgaatagcaggagaaagtgctttgtttaaccatttcagtgatgttctgctagaattttttctgggatagtagctttcaagctgtgaggaatcttttagagcaaagtagaaatgctgactttcagaccactttaagctgaaagagaagtaatgaccctttgaacttttcttcactaatgctgggaacacacgttttGGTTTTGCTGTAGAATCGTTCCAATAGATGCCTTCGATTGATacattccgtcatgtccgattctCTGCTCGATTGTTTTCCGctagatttttcatagaagtgaatggaatttttttttttaaaaaatgagcggaagataagagaatccagCAGATAATCGAATGGTAAATCGATCACGTGGAGAATCGACCGCAAAAAACCGTAAACcgtatcgtgtgttcccagcattaggctgtaTTCAAACATAAAAGGTTTCCAGTCCTATGAGTtttttgtactgtatgtgtttctttgggtgtgtttacacataaatctgtacatttccaggtCCGGTCCTGTCCCGTcccatcagttttgtatcagtttagtatgtgttttttttttgggtgtgttcacacataaaatgtgTACATTTCCAGTTCAGTCAGGTAGAACTGATAgaaaacggatgcaaaactgatgcacaggACAGGACCGGCCAGTACTGAACTGGACCGAAAATATACAGATTtgtgtgtgaaccaggccttaaacCTCATTAGAAGCCTTATCTCACGGTTTCTTACCTGTTTTATCCCCTTGGACCCCCCCCATCGGACTTGTACACCTCTCCAATAACGGTATTGTAGCCTTGGAATTTTAAATGATGGAAATAAATAGAATTTTGCATTGGATGTGCGTGCCCACTCTTTCTCTTTGATTGTATGTATGGACTACAAATTTGGGCTACAGCACTCCATACGCTCCACGTCACGGTCCTgtgcactgatttctcccccactACTGTTTTATCCTCTTATTTAGTTTTTAGGAAACCAGACTGAATTCCACAAGCTGtcaacaagctcttttgcatagataacaactttttttttaaactcttgctGTAGTGGAAAACAGAAAAGGACTTCAGAGAATGTCTTACTAGTATTATatttacctatgtttatctcaacatgtcacatgttacttcaagtacattttaattaaaaaaaaatattttttctatttttttccttttagggtGAATTTCCATAATGTCTGTCTTTCGTTCTGGAGTGCTGGTTCTAACATCTCCTCTGTCCGCCTTGTCCATGAAACTGGCCCCTATTTTAGCTTCTGCAGCGAAGATTGTTCAGGACACCTTGTATGTTCACCTCCAGCCAGGACTTCTTCTTACTGGGTCATCTCAGCCCAGCTCCACTTACATTCCTGCTACCACCGAGGTCTGCAACCTAATCTCTAAACTGTATTCTGATGCTGATCTCCACAGTAATCTGGATGTTCGCGTGCTCTTAACCAATATTAAAAACCAAGGCAGTAGCCAGCATCCACTTTCTTCTGTTCAAAATCTCTCTCACCCTCCTGAAGTGATCCTCACAGACTTTCAGACCAGTGATGGTGGACAATACAACCCTGCCAAGCAACAGCTAGAGCGCTACGCAACAAGCTCTTACAGCTGTCCGCCAAACCTAACATCAGTATTGTTATACCCAGAGTATGAACAATTGGATGGCGGTTCTAGTCCAGAAGCAGCGGACAGTGGAGGAACAGTAATGCAAAGTTATTCAGATGTTGTGGTGGGAGGAACTTTTGATAGGTTGCACAACGCCCATAAAATCTTACTGACCGTCTGCTGTTTGCTGGCTGAAAGGCGGCTTCTCGTTGGGGTTGCAGACAAAGAGCTTCTGGACAGTGAGTAAAATATTCATTGTGTGGTAAATTGGATTTAGGTGGTTGACCTATAGTCCAAAAGATGTAATATTTACCCATTcttaagagacagatctctctctgatctgatcgtagagagatctgttgcctgaccacaggccaattcccggtCAATTTTAtgctggaatcggccttgtgacgttgCATCCGCTACCTTGCCTTGTCGACCCTAATGgtcagtgtgcccccccccccatccccttgtGCCCAGtttactatacattacctgtccgtattCTCCGCTTGTCCGCCACTGGCTCCGGGCTCCTCCGTCCATACACGAGACCCACGTGGTTGCGGGAGTAATgtgggtgcgtgtgtgatgtcagaCACGTGCACACCgacaaccacatggggcgcatgTATGTATGGATGGAGGACAGCGCCCGTAGTCAGCCCAGAGCCAGCGCAGACagataatgtatagtgcactgggggaGCACATTTACCATTAGGGGAGACAGCGTCTGGGGTTTAGTCACGTTCGTGAGCCATCGCGATATCGCTCACTGTTACCGCCATGCACTTGACCGAGCGCGAAGGCCCCACATCTTGCAGCATCTCTGACCaattaatgcaaccaattttggtccaaaattggtcacatcgtcaatcgggcatgcacttggcggcaccgattttcattcgaTTGTAATCGCATCagttggtcgatcggccgccaattcACCTGATGTGTGGCCATCTTAACTCTAACCGACTCGTTGATGCATCTACAATTGTACAGACTAGATCAGACCACCAGAAGTGCAAGTATTcatgttactattattattattattattattgtgtattgatatataacatcttccacagcactttacaaagtcctGTCACCAAATGTGTTTCTCTCATTTGCACCTTAAATTCCTGGGTTTGGTGACATTTAATTTTATGGAGGATTTTGCACGCAATCCAGTGAGAAATGAAACAACCGTTCCAGAGAACCCTGAGGCTGTAGTCTGATGCTATATTGATTTCTGCACCAGCTTCTTACTCAAGGCCAAATCTCAGGATTCATGCAGCAAGGCCTTATCCAACATGTTTCACGCCCTTGGTGGCGCTTACTCGTGCGACTTTGGTCTTGGACATTGATTATATTGGATATTGCATTGAATTTACTTCCTAGTGCTAATCTTAGTTTCGAACGGTTTTCTTGAAGTATTCGTGTACAGATATGGCCAAGAAGTCAATAGAACCCCTGTAAGGGTTATAGTTGAATACTACAGCAGTAGTCATGTAAAATAAAGTTATAGCAATATTAAAGCTCAGTGAGAAACAGTCTCACAACAGGGAGAACAATAAACATACATGCTCGCAGTCCAATAATATGTTACCACATAGTGCAAGAGAAGTGCAAAATATATCAGAAGTATGCAGGATATGGCATAGGCCATGAATCTCCAGCCATGTGATCCATGGGTTCACGTGTTTTGGAATCCTGTCATGttgtcagtgattttttttttcattaaccccttcccgaccgcctGGCGTCGGGAAggtagcagccccaggaccgcctaacgccggaaGGTGTCAAAATCGGTgggcggagattagcggggatcgcgCGTGCTAATGCAAGCGCATATCCCAGCTTTAGTTacggagaggaaaaaaaacagccaaaagtgtttgtacagcgctacgatcctgtgcagcgctgtacggggtacAGCTCTGTTACTGAGCTGTCTCCAGGAGAGCCTCACAGAACGatcactctcataggctgatgcctatgagatacGATTACGCTCATTGGCTCTCGGGGGGAGGGTGAAAATTTTAAATAAGAAAAATTGTAATTtttataaaaaagaaaagaatatttaaattaacaataaaaaaaaacgctGCAGCAGcaatctgttggtggcaagaaagctctgttggtggcaagagaaGGATGACAGACTCATTTGTGCAAGcggttaaagctgtagtggcctgaATGGTATtttgcctggtcactgggggggtggggggggggggggctgtaagcttgtagtcctcaagtggttaatagagatGGGGAGTATTCCAATTTCGAGCATTAACCCGCTTTGCAAGCGGGGCAACGTGCTGCATGTAGCCTATGAGCAGGATATTTCAGGTTTGAAGGTTTGTCTCCTAATAGAAAAATACTGGGGCTAAAGGGAATTGGGCGATAGCGAACCAATTGAATCCAAAAGGCATGAACTCTTGTGCAGGTGCACCAGATATATATAACAGTTAGAGGAACTGGTAGGGTCTAGTCAATGAAGCCTGGCTGGAGTATAATAAGTTCGGTGCAAGGGTTTCATTGAGGTTTCTAACGTGTAGTAGTACATACAGTACTATTCTTTCCCAGTGGAAGCCTCCACTATTACCACTACAGGTTTTCTTCAgttggtctacagaagtacttatCATGTGGCCTCTGTTTATTTTGACACTGATGTAGCTTATTTGAAGTGCCTCTGTTTGCTGTTCTAGGTAAGATCCTGAAGGAGCTGATTGAGCCTTACCATAGGAGGTTAGACAACCTGTCCCAGTTCCTGGTGGATGTGAAGCCCTCCCTCCTGTATGACATAGTGCCTATATCGGATCCTTTTGGCCCTTCAATTACAGACCCAGACCTGAAGTGCATTGTGGTCAGCGAGGAGACTCGAAAAGGAGGACTCTCTGTGAACAGGAGGCGCCAGGAAAATGTAAGTTGTAGACCTGCACTGGTCACTATCTGAGATTATATGTGAGAGACTGACATGGTGATATGCAAGATTACATTATGcattttgttaaagggaacctgaagtgggaggtacagtatatggcggctgccatattgaattgcttttaagcaataccaattgcctggctgtactgctgatcctctgtctctaatacgtttagcaacagcacctgaacaagcatacaaatcaggtgctctgactgaagtccgactggattagctgcatttttcaggtttgtgattcagccactactgcagccaaagagatcagcaggactggtaagcaactggtattgtttaaaaggaaacatccacatccccctcagttaaggttcccattaAATACCACATGCTGCTAAACTTTACTTTGATTTCCATAGTGCCATTATGTTTTTCAGTGCAGTATAAATACATACGCAACAATTAGAAAGTATCCTAAGATCAAAGTCTACAGTGCTGTTTGACATCTAACAGTGGTAATCCAGTTTAACGTACATGAACTGGAAGTGTAAAGCTCAACTTcaggcaagtaaaaaaaaatgatgtacacTGATAGGTCCCTAATCTATTCTAACACATTTAATTTGTAATAAAGCAGACACATACCTATACTGAATATTGTGGGCATAGTATCACAACTGTCCAGTTTTATATTCAGGTACTGCAATCTATACCATTTCTAAAGCAATGTTCACCCCTAGGACTCAAAGTACATATATGTGTCTCAGATCACTACATAGTTCAGCACTACATAGTTCAGCAATacgtagggcagcacggtggcgtagtggttagcgctcttgccttgcagtgctgggtctccaGTTGGTATCCCACCCAGGTCAACAGCTGCAagaagtttgcatgttctccccatgtctgtgtgggtttcctccaggcactccggctttcttcccacatcccaaaaacatacagataagttaactggcttccccctaaaattgcatTTTTACATTCTGGTTTATGCTcttctgtttttgttttcctagGGACTTGAAGAACTGGTTATTCATGAGATTCAGCTGATTACAGATCCTAAACACTCTGCAAATGAAGAGGAGAAAATCAGCTCCTCCAGCCTCAGGCACAGATTATTAGGAACTCTCCTGAAACCTCCAGCTGTAAGAATCTTCATTTACCATTCACTCTTTACGAAAAGCCAGAGTTCAGGGCCGTCTCTATGCAAGTGGGGCGCAGAGCAGAGTCAGAATGGTAACCAATGCATTTTTCTtgcagcattgcactgcataGCTCTGGGAGAGAACAAgcacataggcccagtgcacaccaaaaccactagcagatcctcaaaacgctagagatttttggagcggatttcagagccattctaggcatgtttagagacgttttctaaacatgcctagcatttttgggaccatttttgtgtagcatattacaaatattgttacagtaaaagctgttactgaacagcttctgtaacaaaaacacctggaaaaccgctctgatctagcgttttccagagcgttttgagcttttgctatactctaacattgaggcagaaacgcttctgcaaaccgcaaaagtgctgcaggacccacgtttgcggtttgctaaaaaacctcaaaccactggtgtgcaccatcccattgaaatacattagccaagcgttttcacatgcggaagtggtttggaaaacgctacaaaaaccgctcggtgtgcaccaggccatacattgcgatagggagtCGGCCAGTAACAGTCAGGGGGTGGAGCTTAGTAGGGTGAAGCACTTTTCCCTGCTCATAAAAATGTCTCATACTGATTTACTGTTATAGGGTTCCTGTAATCACTCCtagaaaaatgtgacttttggctaaagtcagtcTTTtgtagacaggaagaggaaggcttGCGGCAATGTTCCcttctttttcctttttacaGTCAACAGTTTAGTAAGTAAGTTATATACGATTTGTGCATGGCAGAATGGCTGCATATATTTTAGTATATGCAGCAGACTGCCTTGACATGTAAATTAGAGGCAACCTGCCTTCAAAAAGTCTCAGTGTTTAGTCACGTTTATACTGCCTGATAGGAAACATGTCATCTGAACATCTGCGCACTCTAGATAACGCACTGCAGCTTTTGCGTCAGCTGGAGCACCTCCACATCCCAGGAAGTGTAGCATGTTCCATTGGCTTTAATGGCCATGGCGATGAGGTACGTTAGGTGGAAGCAATGTAATGCGTGTAAAagggacttaaaggacacccgaagtgaaaataaactaacgaaataaacaattgtatctatcctccttctcctaaaaaatgactttttaagatattccacggtttgattttatatttaaatctactttttaaaggagaactgtagtgagaggtgtatggaggctgccatatttatttccatttaagcaataccagttacctggctatcctgctgatcctctggctctaatactttcagccatagcccctgaacaagcatgcagcagatcaggtttttctgacaattttgacagatatggcaagattagctgcatgctagtttctggtgtaattcagacacttctttagccaaatagatcagcggggctgccaggcaactggtattgcttaaaaggaaataaatatggcggtctccatatatctctcactacagttctcctttaagtttttactgtttttattgtgtttactcaatgacacattcattgaagtattccagagctaaaatctatgaactattgaccctttttatttctttcctgctctcagaagccatttgccAATGGCaaatctgacccagtcctgacaggaactgccacttacataccagatgtttaactctttcaggcagagaaagataataaaaaaacacaacataattatttgtgtgccaggcactgtacatacacatgtctatctcatgtcacatgtcacctcgggtatcctttaaagtggtataaaactcagcattttgtctttgctctaaaagatttacagcataaaatctactaacacacacagtggaaagctccttgcttcagtgggcagcttctggccacatccgaagaggtgataacattatcttttgtttatgtTCCTACTTCTGCTATATTCCTtgctgtgctgaaaatgagctgtgctgaaaatgaaaATGTAGAAGCAGAGAGCATAGAAGTGATGACTAGATAGATTTaacatataaatacagcagctatgccagaaaatgcaatgtcagctttcagagcagataaactatactttgggaatttgtaaacagacaatattacttgtgcacaaaagcagagATGAAGTTGAGTCCGGCACCATCCACTTGTATGCTCTTTCACTTTATTGTTAAATCACTGACATCACAACGTTTCGGAGGACtaacctcctttatcaagttaAGTCAGCATCTAAATCTATTTTCTCTCCTTTGGCTAGATACCTTGATGTGGTGCTCAGACCGTATGTTGTTGCGGGCAAGTCTTATCTAAGAGATACATCCGTGTTTATTGATACTATTAAGAAATTACCATTGATTCCAGAAGGTGCATTATTGGTCACGTTGgacgttgagagcctctacacctccatcccacacgatgggggtgtagaggcggtaGAATCCATGTTAACATGTGCCTCAGACTTCAGTCGTGCACAGATTAAGTTTTTGTGTAACTTGTTACAAATAGTGCTGAAATACAATTACTTTTTGGGTGAGGACCAATTTTATTTACAGCTGAGGGGCACAGcgatgggctcgaatgtggccccctcctatgcaaatatCTTTATGAACTCATATGAGGAGACGTTTGTGTATCCTAGTGAGATATTTACTAGCAATGCCATATGTTGGCTACGTTTTATAGATGATATCTTTTGCGTATGGAGGGGGTCACGTTCGAGCCTTGTACAATTTGTTGATATGTTGCATGAACAATGTCCTGCTATACGTCTAACCATTCATAGTGATGACCGGAGTGTGAGCTTCCTTGACACAATGGTGAGTGTCTCTGGAGGTAGGCTGGGTACAGACCTTTATATTAAGCCTACAGACACCAATTCGACATTGTGCTATGGAAGCTTTCACCCTATGGCCACTAGAAATTCTATTCCTGTGAGTCAGTTCCAAAGAGTTTCTAGGATAGTTGATGATGCAGCAGTTAGAAAGACCAGATTGGATGAAATGCAGGAGAAGTTTATTAAGAGACAATATCCATTGAGACTTCTCAATAGGGCAAGACAGAAAGTCGGGACATCAGTCCAGGGACAGACCCATCGCAGATCTGGCTGTCAGGTTAGAATTCCTTTTGTTAGTCAATTTAGTGTTTATAGTGAAAGAATAGCGGGCATCATACGCAGCAACTGGAATTTGCTTAGAGTAGCATTTCCTCATGTTGAAGAATTTCAAAATTACCCCCTTATGTCATATAAACGGGCCCCCACACTAAGGGACAAGTTGGTGAGGGCAGATATGGGTCCATTGAGTGGCAGGGTCCACAGAACCTCCCGCCCTAATGGCACTTACCCGTGTCTTAATTGTGTTCATTGTCATAGTGTTACTAAGGGTAGCTACATATGCCATCCTCATTTAGGAACTAAGTTTTATATTAGAGGCCAATATGATTGCAATTCACGTTACATAGTATATGCATAAAAATGTCCTTTTGGTTTGCTGTATATAGGACAAACCACACAACCTATGAAAGTACGTTTGTCAGCCCATAAAAGCACTATTAGAAATAATGTAAAAGAATTGTCAGTCCCTAGTCATTTTATACAAGCCAATCACTCAGTGAGTCAGCTTCGGTTTCAGATATTGGAGCAGGTTCCTCCATTGAGACGAGGAGATAGGCTTAAAAAACTCCTATACCGTGAGGCAGTATGGATCCGTAGATTGGATACTTTAGAACCTAGAGGGATGAATAGGGAGTATGACATGCTTCCATTTATATAGTAGATTTCAGTCACCTTAACATTTAATAACTCcttctttttatattttaaatcATTTATTTATTCTGAGTTGCTGCATATGATGCCCCATGATAGATATATCCATCTATTAGCACTTTAGTGAGTATTTAGTTTCGAGTAGCTAGATGTTGCAATGTTTGTATGGACGCTATGGGCGGGTGGAGAGCGTCCCGCTGGTTGCCTAGATACGGCGGGCAGGCGGACAATGACGAGGTCCGCCCATCCAGCTGACGTGTTGCGCTGCCGGGAGGTGGAGTTATTCTCCCCTCCCAGGGACACAAGTCTCCCGTCAGGTCCGCTCCTGGGGGCGTGGCCTGACGCTATGTCAACAGGTGACTGTATCCCCATTGGGCGTGCATTACGCGCTGCCGGGAGGAGGAGTGACGCTCCCCTCCCTGGGACATAAGTCTCCCGTCAGGTCCGCTCCTATGGGGGCGTGGCCTGACGCCATGTCATCAGGTGACCGTGTCCCTATTGGTCGGCGCACACGGAGGCAGCACAGGGGGATGGCTCTCCACATACGCGCATGGCCACTCCTACTGTGCTCTCATTGGAGACACAGCGTGTTGCATGGTTATGAGAAGTCCCCTATCAGGTCCGATTGACGGACAGCAGGGGATTGGTCGCTATAATGCGACAGGCACAGCTGATTGGTCTATTTTGTACTAACTGAATATAAAAGGAGACATAATTGTGAAGTGATTTAGATGCTGACTTAACATGATAAAGGAGGTTAGTCCTCCGAAACGTTGTGAT contains:
- the COASY gene encoding bifunctional coenzyme A synthase; the protein is MSVFRSGVLVLTSPLSALSMKLAPILASAAKIVQDTLYVHLQPGLLLTGSSQPSSTYIPATTEVCNLISKLYSDADLHSNLDVRVLLTNIKNQGSSQHPLSSVQNLSHPPEVILTDFQTSDGGQYNPAKQQLERYATSSYSCPPNLTSVLLYPEYEQLDGGSSPEAADSGGTVMQSYSDVVVGGTFDRLHNAHKILLTVCCLLAERRLLVGVADKELLDSKILKELIEPYHRRLDNLSQFLVDVKPSLLYDIVPISDPFGPSITDPDLKCIVVSEETRKGGLSVNRRRQENGLEELVIHEIQLITDPKHSANEEEKISSSSLRHRLLGTLLKPPAVNPSIPLRPYIIGLTGSSGSGKSSVAKRLEGLGAALIDCDKLGHQSYLPGGPAYEQVIEEFGPDVVCEDGTIDRKAIGRMVFGNKDQLKRLTNIVWPAIAEMAKQASAEAAARGISVCVMDAAVLLEAGWDSMVHEIWTVIIQEKEAVSRIMSRDGVTEESAKNRLASQMSDSDRVALSNVVLCTLWEPEITQKQVEKAWNLLQYRIKQNAFNESPILKSRF